The proteins below are encoded in one region of Hordeum vulgare subsp. vulgare chromosome 3H, MorexV3_pseudomolecules_assembly, whole genome shotgun sequence:
- the LOC123444880 gene encoding putative ataxin-3 homolog, translating to MDAAAAAGASNGGLLYHEVQEGKLCAVHCVNTALQGPFFSEFDLAALAADLDQRERQVMLQGAATVAAGDFLAEGEGSHNVSLGGDFSIQVLQKALEVWDLQVLPLDSPAAGPSLFDPELEIAFICHLQDHWFCIRKVNEEWYNFNSLYPAPEHLSKFYLSAFIDTLKGSGWSIFAVRGDFPKECPMATEGSNGFGQWLTPEDARKITASCNQLPTPPRQGAVSQLGGQSAGMSEMDIIAAQQEEADLNAAIAASLMDAGGPFGSHSAPKEESRPQVSYVVEQGANVTTSDVVGEDSFVVEQGANEASEPGSDGVEGSAPGSYPRERSPPSERR from the exons atggACGCCGCGGCGGCCGCCGGCGCGAGCAACGGGGGGCTGCTGTACCACGAGGTGCAGGAGGGGAAGCTGTGCGCCGTGCACTGCGTCAACACCGCCCTGCAGGGGCCCTTCTTCTCCGAGTTCGACCTCGCCGCGCTCGCCGCCGACCTCGACCAGCGCGAGCGCCAGGTCATGCTGCAGGGCGCCGCCACCGTCGCCGCGGGGGACTTCCTCGCCGAGGGCGAGGGCTCCCACAACGTCTCCCTCGGCGGCGACTTCAGCATCCAG GTTTTGCAGAAGGCACTGGAAGTCTGGGATCTCCAAGTTCTCCCCCTTGACTCCCCAGCAGCTGGGCCATCCCTATTTGACCCAGAGCTAGAAATTGCTTTCATTTGCCACCTTCAGGACCACTGGTTCTGCATTAGGAAGGTGAATGAGGAGTGGTATAACTTCAACAGTCTCTACCCTGCTCCTGAGCATCTGTCAAAGTTTTACCTCTCAGCTTTCATCGACACCCTGAAGGGGTCAGGCTGGAGCATTTTTGCTGTTAGGGGCGATTTCCCTAAAGAGTGTCCCATGGCGACAGAAGGCTCCAATGGTTTCGGCCAGTGGCTGACTCCTGAGGATGCCCGGAAGATAACAGCCTCTTGTAACCAGCTGCCAACACCCCCTCGTCAGGGAGCCGTCTCCCAGCTCGGTGGTCAGTCAGCCGGCATGAGTGAAATGGACATCATCGCAGCACAGCAGGAAGAAGCTGACCTGAACGCTGCTATAGCTGCCAGCCTGATGGACGCTGGGGGTCCATTTGGCAGCCACAGTGCACCTAAAGAAGAATCCAGGCCCCAGGTTAGCTATGTGGTGGAACAAGGAGCTAATGTAACTACCTCTGACGTAGTGGGCGAAGATAGCTTTGTGGTGGAGCAAGGAGCTAATGAAGCGAGCGAGCCCGGCAGCGACGGCGTTGAGGGGTCGGCCCCAGGCAGCTACCCGAGGGAGAGGTCTCCCCCTTCGGAGAGAAGATAG